A single Montipora foliosa isolate CH-2021 chromosome 7, ASM3666993v2, whole genome shotgun sequence DNA region contains:
- the LOC138011317 gene encoding uncharacterized protein, translated as MTKVDEIKLKVNGNKVVVYSKTYCPFCKKAKTALADAGLKDYVLIELDELPDGDAYQDALLEITKGRSVPRVFIGGKFVGGGDDVKQLQDTGKLKPMLKEAGAL; from the exons ATGACAAAAGTCgacgaaatcaagcttaaagtcAACGGAAACAAAGTAGTAGTGTATTCCAAAACCTACTGCCCGTTTTGTAAGAAAGCGAAAACTGCCTTGGCTGACGCTGGCTTGAAAGACTATGTGCTTATCGAACTGGATGAGTTGCCCGATGGTGATGCTTATCAAGACGCCCTTCTGGAAATTACAAAGGGGAGATCG GTTCCAAGGGTCTTCATTGGCGGCAAATTTGTCGGAGGTGGTGATGATGTCAAGCAGCTGCAAGATACTGGAAAATTGAAGCCAATGCTGAAAGAAGCTGGAGCTTTGTGA
- the LOC138011316 gene encoding coiled-coil domain-containing protein 9-like — protein MTTKPENKEGCSENQNVADEKAKKEELVEAKMRMMRKKNEELMRRQKEIEEDRKNADLYSEMAVKKNPENFPVVVGKDGSGQGLGRGRGLMLQKLRKETMKAKQWEAKRRENVKREEEEQKKQGSSGSNSATRFLVDDNRVDMARTSGRNEHSWGGANFNKVVNRVQREKDVSRSHRHHGSDEMVMSGKERHEYKKWREERARIDEERKARQKKTGNWSRAWDQPKVWDATKKMWAYENNADNHSFKSARRQDVGVPDDWGSYDGKRRRHYSGQESGKGESRHDGSFQRCKEEVAGVEDWGDTAESNITAPDKREEWKERNEAERGKEHTERNRFSEYKGDKASENRGMLQREEWDETITARNTEGHAHLPSEKEKTTVSEVSSYQQQHSVAVSDPHYNKDGIKDSAVKADSREKCNATEETSESTVHNAPKPQRILKQREKRTAAEGHDLINTDSEPASATGSKVMLEKRDLSEPPDKQESLTIDKELDKHLENDVVSQQDGRISDERSIEGKTEESQNASNTKDTANNHICSSDEDKIIHEGEGITAHNLVSKKGVRLPKLVSKVEKKVSFDSSESDEARGNETQGTPSEAIGDIPPTPDFLKYDHNLEWGDVEIDEESSEITEPIKW, from the coding sequence atgacGACGAAGCCTGAGAACAAGGAAGGTTGTTCGGAGAATCAAAATGTAGCAGATGAAAAAGCTAAGAAAGAGGAATTGGTGGAAGCAAAAATGAGGATGATGAGGaagaaaaatgaagaacttATGAGAAGGCAGAAGGAGATTGAAGAAGACCGTAAAAATGCTGATTTGTACAGTGAAATGGCAGTTAAGAAAAATCCAGAAAATTTTCCTGTGGTTGTTGGGAAAGATGGCAGTGGTCAAGGATTGGGAAGAGGGAGGGGTCTGATGCTACAAAAATTGAGAAAGGAAACCATGAAAGCGAAGCAGTGGGAGGCCAAAAGGAGAGAAAATGTGAAAAGGGAAGAAGAAGAGCAAAAGAAACAAGGAAGCAGTGGTTCAAATTCAGCAACTAGATTTCTTGTCGACGACAATCGAGTCGACATGGCAAGGACATCAGGACGAAATGAGCATTCTTGGGGTGGAGCAAATTTTAACAAAGTTGTCAATCGCGTGCAAAGAGAGAAAGATGTCTCTCGATCTCACAGACATCACGGAAGTGATGAGATGGTCATGTCAGGGAAAGAACGACATGAATATAAGAAGTGGAGAGAGGAGAGGGCAAGAATTGATGAAGAGAGAAAGGCACGGCAAAAGAAGACAGGGAACTGGAGTCGTGCGTGGGATCAGCCAAAAGTGTGGGATGCAACGAAGAAAATGTGGGCGTATGAAAACAATGCAGACAATCATAGTTTTAAAAGTGCAAGGAGACAAGATGTTGGAGTCCCTGATGACTGGGGAAGCTATGATGGGAAAAGAAGAAGACATTACTCAGGACAAGAGTCAGGTAAGGGAGAGTCAAGGCATGATGGCAGCTTTCAACGCTGCAAGGAAGAAGTGGCGGGAGTAGAGGACTGGGGAGATACAGCAGAAAGCAACATAACAGCTCCTGATAAGAGAGaagaatggaaagaaagaaatgaggcTGAAAGGGGGAAGGAACACACTGAAAGGAACAGGTTCTCAGAATATAAAGGAGACAAAGCCAGTGAAAATAGAGGCATGTTACAAAGGGAAGAATGGGACGAAACCATCACAGCGAGAAACACTGAAGGCCACGCACACTTGCcatcagaaaaagaaaaaaccactgTTAGTGAGGTGTCTTCTTATCAACAACAGCATTCTGTTGCAGTTAGCGATCCACACTATAACAAAGACGGAATAAAAGACTCTGCTGTTAAAGCGGACAGCAGGGAGAAATGTAATGCCACTGAGGAAACAAGTGAGAGCACTGTTCATAATGCACCGAAACCTCAAAGGATActtaaacaaagagaaaaacgaaCTGCTGCCGAAGGCCATGACTTGATTAACACAGATTCAGAACCTGCTTCTGCAACAGGAAGCAAAGTAATGTTGGAGAAGAGGGATCTTTCAGAACCTCCAGACAAACAGGAATCCTTAACAATTGACAAAGAACTGGACAAGCATTTAGAAAATGATGTTGTAAGTCAACAAGATGGAAGGATAAGTGATGAACGTAGCATTGAAGGTAAGACTGAAGAGTCTCAAAACGCATCCAATACTAAAGATACCGCAAACAATCACATTTGCTCTTCAGACGAGGACAAAATAATTCATGAAGGCGAAGGAATCACAGCTCACAATTTGGTTTCAAAAAAGGGAGTCAGGTTGCCAAAACTTGTGTCCAAAGTTGAGAAGAAAGTGTCATTTGATTCATCAGAAAGTGATGAAGCGAGAGGAAATGAAACGCAGGGCACACCATCAGAAGCAATTGGTGATATTCCGCCTACTCCTGATTTCCTTAAATATGATCATAACTTAGAATGGGGTGATGTTGAGATTGATGAAGAGAGCTCTGAAATAACAGAACCCATTAAGTGGTAA